In Halobacterium sp. CBA1132, a genomic segment contains:
- the gdhB gene encoding glutamate dehydrogenase GdhB, with translation MASTQTQHDDNETAEEPSEPESALQTARRQLQHAADHLDIDPSIVERLKHPKKVQEVTVPIERENGDVEVYTGYRAQHDSVRGPFKGGLRYHPEVTREECVGLGMWMTWKCAVMDIPFGGAKGGIAVNPKDLSDDEKEQLTRRFTDEIRSVIGPTTDIPAPDMGTDPQTMAWLMDAYSMQEGETIPGVVTGKPPIVGGSKGRDAAPGRSVAIITREAIDYYDKDIKETSIAVQGFGSVGSNAAKLLDSWGANVVAVSDVNGGIYDANGLDTHAIPSHHEEPEAVMTHEAPETVTNDELLELDVDVVIPAAIGNVLTDANADDVAADIIIEGANGPTTTAASAIFADRDIPVIPDILANAGGVTVSYFEWLQDINRRAWSLERVNDELETEMLAAWQDVQTEFETRDVTWRDAAYIVALSRIAEAHETRGLWP, from the coding sequence ATGGCCTCAACACAAACCCAGCACGACGACAACGAGACGGCCGAAGAGCCGAGTGAACCGGAGTCGGCGCTGCAGACCGCACGTCGCCAACTCCAGCACGCCGCTGACCACCTCGATATCGACCCGAGCATCGTCGAGCGACTCAAACACCCCAAGAAAGTCCAGGAAGTCACCGTTCCAATCGAACGCGAGAACGGCGACGTAGAGGTCTACACTGGGTATCGTGCGCAACACGACAGCGTCCGCGGCCCGTTCAAGGGCGGCCTCCGCTATCACCCCGAGGTCACCCGCGAGGAATGCGTCGGCCTCGGCATGTGGATGACGTGGAAATGCGCCGTGATGGACATCCCCTTCGGCGGCGCGAAAGGCGGTATCGCCGTCAACCCGAAAGACCTCAGCGACGACGAGAAAGAACAGCTGACACGCCGCTTCACCGACGAAATCCGCTCGGTCATCGGGCCAACCACGGACATCCCCGCACCCGACATGGGGACGGACCCGCAAACGATGGCGTGGCTGATGGACGCCTACTCGATGCAGGAAGGCGAAACAATCCCGGGCGTCGTCACCGGCAAACCACCGATCGTCGGCGGGAGCAAAGGCCGTGATGCAGCACCCGGCCGGAGCGTCGCAATCATCACCCGCGAAGCGATCGACTACTACGACAAAGACATCAAAGAAACCTCGATTGCCGTCCAGGGCTTCGGGAGCGTCGGCTCGAACGCCGCGAAACTACTCGACAGCTGGGGCGCAAACGTCGTCGCCGTCAGCGACGTCAACGGCGGCATCTACGACGCAAACGGCCTCGATACACACGCAATCCCCTCCCACCACGAGGAGCCAGAAGCCGTGATGACTCACGAGGCACCAGAAACGGTGACCAACGACGAATTACTGGAATTGGACGTCGACGTGGTGATTCCAGCGGCAATCGGGAACGTCCTGACGGACGCGAACGCCGACGATGTTGCTGCCGACATCATCATCGAGGGCGCTAATGGGCCGACGACGACCGCCGCGAGCGCGATCTTCGCCGACCGAGACATCCCGGTCATTCCAGATATTCTGGCTAACGCTGGCGGTGTGACGGTGAGTTACTTCGAGTGGCTCCAAGACATCAATCGCCGCGCGTGGTCGCTCGAACGCGTCAACGATGAACTGGAAACAGAGATGCTGGCAGCCTGGCAGGATGTCCAAACAGAATTCGAGACACGCGACGTCACGTGGCGCGACGCAGCGTATATCGTCGCGCTCTCACGGATTGCGGAAGCCCACGAAACGCGCGGCCTTTGGCCCTAA
- a CDS encoding iron transporter, with translation MDRRRFLKTAGGLVGVAGVSGCLRRLGFETQSAWRDPPLVEDRPDGVYHPAIVEGMGMYETTTIDGIGVALMHSFPHRFWRVTGTNKTKVVVSSDDSLHLMASAWDAESGTVLPTAVSVDVRNEEGRVSTTNLWSMLSPNMGFHYGDNVALSGSGEYEATVRIAPVQAARTRPFKGRFTEMRTAQFQFTFEPAETYDLPIRRLSKKAGTRGTVDLMQMDGVPAPVAPPKEQLPGRVLGEASADDALFYVTLVTDEQRFSGADSPYLVVSPRTPYNRVLLPGMSLSMAVERDGQTVMQTGLDGTLDPDLGYYYGTTVDRVERGDTVTIKIETPPQLSRHDGYETAFMDMSAVHFSV, from the coding sequence ATGGACCGGCGTCGGTTTCTGAAAACTGCGGGTGGGCTGGTTGGCGTGGCCGGCGTCTCCGGGTGTCTCCGGCGACTCGGGTTCGAGACGCAGTCCGCGTGGCGCGACCCCCCGCTCGTCGAAGACCGACCGGATGGTGTCTATCACCCTGCGATTGTTGAGGGGATGGGCATGTACGAAACGACGACCATCGATGGTATCGGGGTCGCGTTGATGCACTCGTTTCCTCATCGGTTCTGGAGGGTGACCGGGACGAACAAAACAAAAGTCGTTGTCTCGTCGGACGACTCGCTGCATTTGATGGCGAGCGCCTGGGATGCCGAATCCGGGACAGTGCTCCCGACCGCGGTGTCAGTTGATGTTCGAAACGAGGAGGGTCGCGTCTCTACGACGAACCTGTGGTCGATGCTATCCCCAAATATGGGGTTCCACTACGGGGATAACGTGGCACTGTCGGGGAGCGGTGAGTATGAGGCGACAGTTCGAATTGCGCCCGTTCAGGCAGCACGGACCAGACCGTTCAAGGGTCGATTTACGGAGATGCGGACTGCGCAGTTCCAGTTCACCTTCGAGCCGGCGGAAACGTACGACCTCCCGATTCGCCGGCTCAGTAAGAAGGCAGGCACCCGCGGGACAGTAGACTTGATGCAGATGGACGGCGTGCCAGCTCCAGTCGCGCCACCGAAAGAACAGCTCCCCGGACGGGTACTTGGGGAAGCCTCAGCTGACGACGCCTTGTTCTACGTAACTCTCGTTACTGACGAGCAGCGATTTTCGGGGGCGGATAGCCCATATCTTGTTGTCTCTCCGCGTACGCCATATAATCGAGTTCTCCTGCCGGGGATGTCGCTCTCGATGGCTGTCGAACGCGACGGGCAGACTGTCATGCAAACCGGACTTGATGGTACACTTGATCCCGACCTTGGGTACTACTACGGGACAACTGTGGATCGCGTTGAGCGCGGTGATACAGTCACGATCAAAATTGAGACCCCGCCGCAACTGTCTCGCCACGATGGCTACGAAACCGCATTCATGGATATGTCTGCGGTCCACTTCTCTGTCTGA
- a CDS encoding sodium-dependent transporter: MMDRDSWVSNVGFMLAAVGSAAGLGNIWRFPWLTADNGGSAFLVMYLLLVIGVGVPGLLAELVLGRRGRQTPIGALRTLIGSRWGTPLGAFNVITTIVMLSFYSVVGGWILRYTLLSPTGAYFAQPQQYFSHASHGLPAVGFHLLFLTIVAIIVYFGVSRGIERVSKIMLPAVVVLLGGLAVWTATQPNTAAGYAFYLNFDGDYLTTHFFNVLGPAAGQALFTLSLGAGAMLTYASYLDEDVSLPRDTLVIAISNTVIGVLAGLVVLPLLFSQGISPGQGGPGALFVALATAFGSLPGGALVATVFFFTVLLAAVTSGISLLETPVATLVDNYGMSRRRATLLMTLVIAVTGSGLALAGPMFRFVSGPVVDVMLTIGLFAFLAIAGWILRDDAVAEFQTGAGHLRGFATPWVLAVSWVLPVVVMFLLTTTLASLASLSLATVTRVAVAVLVTLVCRIAVTRTTHSTARPNERA, from the coding sequence CTGATGGACCGTGATTCGTGGGTTTCGAACGTGGGGTTCATGCTTGCAGCCGTCGGTAGCGCAGCCGGCCTGGGGAACATCTGGCGGTTTCCGTGGTTGACTGCTGACAACGGCGGCAGCGCTTTCCTCGTGATGTACTTGCTGCTCGTGATAGGTGTTGGTGTCCCCGGGTTGCTCGCTGAACTTGTGCTCGGGCGACGTGGCCGCCAAACCCCAATCGGCGCGCTTCGCACGCTCATCGGCTCCCGATGGGGCACACCACTGGGCGCATTCAACGTCATCACAACCATCGTAATGCTGTCGTTTTACTCGGTCGTCGGCGGCTGGATTCTCAGATACACGCTGCTATCACCGACCGGCGCGTACTTCGCGCAGCCACAGCAGTACTTTAGCCACGCAAGCCACGGCCTGCCAGCAGTTGGGTTCCACTTGCTGTTTCTCACGATTGTCGCCATTATTGTCTATTTCGGCGTGAGCCGGGGCATCGAACGCGTCTCGAAAATCATGCTTCCCGCAGTCGTCGTGTTACTCGGTGGCCTCGCCGTCTGGACAGCCACCCAGCCCAACACCGCTGCTGGCTACGCGTTCTACCTCAACTTCGATGGCGACTATCTCACCACACACTTCTTCAACGTCCTCGGCCCGGCGGCTGGACAGGCGTTGTTTACGCTCTCGCTGGGTGCCGGCGCGATGCTCACGTACGCCTCATACCTCGACGAGGATGTCTCTCTCCCGCGTGACACGCTCGTTATCGCGATTTCGAACACGGTCATCGGTGTCCTAGCCGGGCTCGTTGTTCTGCCGTTGTTGTTCTCCCAGGGAATCAGCCCCGGACAGGGCGGCCCTGGCGCGCTATTCGTTGCACTCGCAACCGCGTTCGGTTCGCTGCCCGGCGGGGCCCTCGTTGCAACTGTCTTCTTCTTCACCGTCCTGCTCGCAGCTGTAACAAGCGGCATCAGTCTGCTCGAAACCCCCGTTGCGACGCTCGTCGATAACTATGGGATGTCCCGGCGACGGGCAACGCTGCTCATGACGCTGGTGATTGCGGTGACTGGCAGTGGGTTAGCACTTGCCGGACCGATGTTTCGGTTCGTGTCCGGCCCGGTCGTCGACGTGATGCTGACGATTGGCCTGTTCGCGTTCCTCGCGATCGCCGGTTGGATACTCCGCGACGATGCCGTCGCGGAATTCCAGACTGGCGCTGGCCACCTCCGTGGGTTCGCTACGCCATGGGTGCTGGCCGTCAGCTGGGTGCTGCCCGTCGTCGTCATGTTCTTACTGACGACCACGCTGGCTTCACTCGCAAGCCTCTCACTGGCGACCGTTACGCGAGTCGCAGTCGCCGTGCTTGTGACGCTTGTTTGCCGGATTGCAGTCACCCGAACAACACACTCCACCGCTCGCCCAAATGAACGAGCCTAA
- a CDS encoding rubrerythrin-like domain-containing protein translates to MRDVNQNSTEESPYECFECGNVVLAEDNPGQCPDCAGDMRNRRTPIE, encoded by the coding sequence ATGAGGGACGTCAACCAGAATTCAACCGAGGAATCACCGTACGAATGCTTCGAGTGCGGGAACGTCGTGCTTGCGGAGGACAACCCTGGCCAGTGCCCCGACTGCGCTGGCGATATGCGAAACCGACGCACACCCATCGAATAA
- a CDS encoding VOC family protein produces MTTRTHSNELPRETHIGRTALRVRDLDEMMGFYRDVVGLGILSQSDDATILGVADTPLLILEESEDALERHSSSAGLFHNAFRVPSREALGDALVRIREHWQLGGAADHDVSEALYLTDPEGNGIEIYRDYPRDEWPYSDDGTVHMGTYALDLEPIAAAATGDPNLPDGTDVGHVHLEVSSLEEFRDFYVDLIGFEAQITVPAALFVSASGYHHHLGANTWSRRSKPASGRGISWFEIVVPDTAVLTEIQARIEDSEYPVFETEDGISVIGPDEIEVRLRA; encoded by the coding sequence ATGACTACGCGAACACATTCAAACGAACTCCCACGGGAAACGCATATTGGACGGACCGCGCTCCGTGTCCGCGACCTCGACGAGATGATGGGATTCTACCGGGATGTCGTGGGACTCGGTATACTGAGCCAATCCGACGACGCGACCATCCTCGGTGTCGCGGACACACCGCTGCTTATCTTAGAAGAATCTGAGGATGCCCTCGAACGGCACAGCTCGAGTGCGGGCCTCTTCCATAACGCGTTTAGAGTACCTTCACGCGAAGCGTTAGGTGATGCGTTGGTTCGCATTCGGGAGCACTGGCAACTCGGTGGTGCGGCAGACCACGACGTTAGCGAGGCACTGTACCTCACTGACCCGGAGGGGAACGGCATCGAAATCTATCGGGACTACCCGCGTGATGAGTGGCCCTACAGCGATGACGGAACCGTTCATATGGGGACATACGCCCTGGATTTAGAACCGATAGCAGCAGCTGCCACAGGCGACCCAAACCTGCCTGATGGCACGGATGTGGGGCATGTCCATCTTGAAGTATCCTCGCTTGAGGAGTTTAGGGACTTCTACGTCGATCTCATCGGCTTCGAGGCACAAATCACCGTACCAGCTGCACTTTTCGTCTCTGCTAGCGGCTACCACCACCATCTCGGTGCGAACACGTGGAGCCGTCGTTCCAAACCGGCCTCCGGAAGGGGGATATCCTGGTTTGAGATTGTTGTACCCGACACAGCGGTACTTACTGAAATCCAAGCCCGAATCGAGGATAGTGAGTATCCAGTCTTCGAGACGGAAGACGGGATCTCCGTTATCGGGCCGGACGAAATCGAAGTCCGGCTTCGCGCTTAA
- a CDS encoding trimeric intracellular cation channel family protein, translated as MNTIGLVAFALVGSSKAIREEFDVFGIAIVGLAMAFVGGATRDLLVTRVPLVLQSPIEIVLGLLGVGLAMVLSVVLESPDTHPVTLVADAIGLAAFATTGAIVATDTGVSAFGVVAISMINAVGGGAFADILLDRAPFILFEDFYASCAVLGGAAYWLTGVVGASGSTAAGACAVVTVGMRLVAVTYDWHLPTVQRLELLRE; from the coding sequence ATGAACACAATCGGGCTGGTGGCGTTCGCCCTCGTCGGATCTTCGAAGGCGATTCGCGAGGAGTTCGACGTGTTCGGGATTGCTATTGTGGGGTTAGCGATGGCGTTTGTCGGTGGTGCAACCCGCGACCTTCTCGTCACACGAGTGCCGTTAGTTCTTCAGTCTCCAATCGAAATCGTACTGGGGCTCCTCGGCGTCGGGTTAGCAATGGTTCTGAGCGTCGTCTTAGAGTCACCGGACACTCATCCAGTTACGCTCGTCGCAGACGCGATCGGCCTCGCTGCCTTCGCGACGACGGGTGCTATCGTCGCGACTGATACAGGTGTCTCGGCGTTTGGTGTCGTTGCAATTTCAATGATCAACGCTGTCGGCGGCGGAGCATTCGCTGATATACTGCTTGATAGAGCGCCGTTCATCCTCTTCGAAGACTTCTACGCGAGTTGCGCCGTTCTGGGTGGCGCGGCATATTGGTTGACCGGCGTGGTCGGCGCGAGTGGCAGTACGGCTGCCGGCGCGTGTGCAGTCGTGACTGTCGGAATGCGGTTAGTCGCGGTCACGTACGATTGGCATCTCCCGACCGTACAACGATTAGAACTGCTCCGGGAATAA